Below is a window of Phyllopteryx taeniolatus isolate TA_2022b chromosome 16, UOR_Ptae_1.2, whole genome shotgun sequence DNA.
TGGTATACATATATGTGCAGtaagatacagtacatattgaAGGCATCGCAGTCCTGCtagcaaaactttaaaaaaaaagagacaaaaatacGTTATAACTATATTGGCTAGAATTACAAACATATATatctacagggtgattgaaaagtaactccctattttaaaatacgtaGAATTTattcatgttgtaatatttttctcaattttgtgtgtgtatgttccatgttgaaaggagcaagtctattctaccaaccAAGGACTTTGGAAGACATTTGTCATTGAAGAAAGTCTGGCGTATGACGTCATGACGTCGATTGTCCAAAGTTACCGTAAAGCAAGCAGGAGAGGCGCAAAGTTTTGGGGGCGTGTTTGTGTATTGCGCATTTGGGGGGGCGGCGGATGCGGCGTGAGCTCGACTGTAGCTCAGCTCAGCGTTCGCCTGACCGTCAGACGCGCACCGCGTCGACTTTCAGACGTGTCACAAGCCCCGCGGCGACCGGGAGGGCGCGCTTCGTGCTTCGAGCTCGCCGGCAGCGGACCGCACGCCGGCGTCAAAATGGCGTCCAAACGTGTGGGCGGGAAAGGGCGCCGCGCTTCCACTCGGGTCATTACGGTAGCTCCGGAGGAGCACCGGAGAGGCGGGAGAACCGCGGCAGAAGACACCGACCGACGACGGCTTTGAGGCGGCCGCAGCAgcgccagccagccagccagccagccaacaCGACACTCACTCGCTCGCTCCCttcgggcggcggcggcggcgtgacATGAGCCGCTAGCATGAACGGAGCCGTGTACATTCCGTTCTTCCAGGGCCAGCTCGAGTCCGTCCTGGAGCAGGTGGTCCAGCTGGCCGTCCAGGAGATCAGCTCGACGGTCGGCTCCAGCCTCAACGCGTTGCTCCTGGAGGCCGCAGTCCACGAGCGGGAGAACCGTCGCCTGCGGCTGCGCCTGCAGGCGTGGGAGAGCCGCCGGGCTCACGGCGAGGACCGGGCGGCGGCCGGCGACGACAGCCCGGACGACGCGGGCTGGACGAAACCCGAGCGGCCGGCCACCGGCGGACCCACCGACAGCCGCCGCCTGGAGCAGAGGGGCCGAGTCGCGGGTAGGCGAGCGGCCGTTACACAACGCGACACAACACGCCGCCGGCTCGTTACGTAACGAAGCTGGCGCACGTTTCACGGGAACATTGGCAGGCGGACGAGTGCCATGCTAAACAAACGCGTCCCAAGATGGCGAAGGGTCACGTGCTCAGTGTGGCGGGGACGTGGCAGGGGCAGCGCAACAAAGGCCAAAGGTCACAAGCGTTCTTTGTTTTCGCGGCCCCTCACTCGCGTTTAGGGCTGGGCCGTTCGCGCCGCTTCACTTGTCACAAGCGTTTTTGGGATTTCGCAGCGTCTTCGTTGAAAGCGTGGCCCCGCTGGTGTGCACTGCTTACACGAACAACGTGGCTGCAAACGACAGTCGTTCGCTTGTTATATTCAGTGTTCGAGCcactttttccccaaaaagcGACTAGTGGCTTTAAAGCTCTTCTCGCAGCACGGCGGCGCGCCAGGATGACGGCGCCCGGGTGcctgcccatatttggaagtgcttACGTCGCAGCCTACAAGGAAGTCGGAGGCTTTCCCGCTAAGTGGACCGCAACTCTGCAATATGTATTTGTGGTTGGTGCAAAAGAAAGCCCCggctttgcttattttaaggagCAGGTGAtgcaagcagcaaaaaaaaaaaaaagatgtgcatCCCAATACTAATTTCAAGAAAGTgacgaaaaccaacgaagaagaacgtgcATGTGCCCAACTGCggcggtgaacaaaagtgtgtcttaactttgttcaaattaatGACCGCTCACCTCGGTGCGACACTTGGAAGacgattatattgtgcaaaggaggcttttgCGATGTGTAGATGTCGGGCGCgctccccaccccccctccccccccgctGTGAGACtcagaaacaataaaatacgtctttgCCAACATCGAAGACAATTACACAAGTCAAACGGTGGGTCGCACTCTTGCACTGAGGGTTTTTAGcggttctttttttccccgatgaattggataaataacatttttcaatttccatCCCTGTATGATATATTATCCCCTGATATATTGTCCCAAAAACTGTCACGATAAacgaatgcatttttttaatgcctctgaaatgatgaaaaataaggcctgcccttatgtttattttgtttcttttatatcAGTGTTGTTacgattattgttgttgttataatttCCATGCTGTTTTCGCcaataaatagttttttctCACATGGTGATATGGATCCACCTCGGTCTTAAAGACTAAAGAGCTGCCAGACttgcctggtttacatggagccttctattccgattCTAATCGATTTAGAAGCTCAAAacagaatgaaaatgctccatatgaacacctcaatcggaattAGCACCCCGAATCCGAAGGAAActtcattcggtttcacagaGGTGGAAtgttccttttgccaaacccatcagaagtaaattttcgccATGTATGCCGTCATTCAAAATAGAGCCAAGAAGAGCTCTATCTGCGCATGCTTCGTAAAAACGCCATCGTTTACGCCCGCCGTAAATATGCCGGCTCCCGACGGAGCTCGTGCGTgacggagatcttgtttttcatttcttaagttgttttttttaaactaaacatATAGAAAAACTGCCAACTATTGTTCTGAATAGACGACGGACATCCATGTTGCTAAATGACGTGACCTTCACGACGACGCGCgcatgtcacacggctgttccGAGAAGTGCACACCGTGTAGCTCAAGTCGCATGTGAACAGTTGACCGGAGATCTTTCAATCGGAATGAGGAAGAAAAGTCTCCACATAAGCTCGGCTACTGTGCGTGGCCGGTCCGCcgaagacgagcccttcacctgtcaatcaaatatacgtcGACGTTACCCGTAGTCAACTATTGGCTGAGATTTTGCTGAATCGACACTTAACGGCcccgttgttgtttttgccgTGTGGCCTTCAGAGCAACTGAAGTGCGCGATGGAGCGCGCTCTGCACTCGGCTCTGTGCCAGCTCAAGAAGATGGTGGAAGCGTCCTTCGACGACCTCCTGCTGGAGATCACCCAGAAGGAGTGCGAGAGGCAGCGGCTACAGGCCCGGCTGGACCGCCGTCGGGCCTCCGCGCGCCGCGAGGCCCGGGACGACCCGGGCTCGTCCGGCGGCTTCGAGGACGCCCGCCGGGAGGCGGGCTTAGTGGACGAGGAGGACGCGTCGGCGTTGGGACACGAGTGGTGCGGAGACGTCTGGAAGCTCAAAGGGTCGGCTGGAGGGGGCGGGGCGAGCGAGGGACCTGCGCTGACCCTGGGGTCGCCCCCACCGCAGGACCCCCGCTGGACGCCTCTGGAGGACATGGACGTCCTCTCCCCCGACCGGGATGCCGCGTCTCCGCCCGCGCCCCCCCCTCCGCTGAACCCCTCAGGTGAGCGTCGATGTAATCTGTAAACGACAGCAAACGTAGCGTTGTCGAGTTCCGGTAGATTTACTCAAAAGTTTCCGGTAGATTTTTCAGGGGACGCTAAACTGGGGAGTTTCGGAAAGCAGAAATTTGAATACACACGACGCTCGCAGGCAGCGGCGCCTCGAGGTACGAGCGCCGCAAGTTGCCAGTGAGCTCGACTCGCACGACAGCACGCGGCAGTTTgagtttggcagatagcgaTTGCTGCAAAAACAGGCTGCGATCCGTTTCTTGCCACTCCCGCCCGGCTGAAGTTTACCGTCAAACGAAACGCAGCACAAGGAATTAGATTGCAGCATTGACTCGTGATGTGCAAACTGTaacattctttacattcttttgaATTGTCTCATGACTTAGTATGTTGTTATGAAATTATTGAGTGCTATAGTcctacaaaaatgtttgatggCCCTTGGGTTCGTTTCAATGGGGTTTTGTCTGCGTGTTTTACGGCCCGGCTCACGACGGGTCATCCCGTCCGAACAGGAAGTTGGGGCGTGCGTTCGTCGGCCTCCATGTTGCAGCGCCTGCTGACCGCCTCGCAGCCGGCAGACGACCACGCGAGGGCCGCTCACAAGAAGCCACGGCACGCGGGGGTGACGCCGGCCGGCCGGGGCGCCGAGcagcaggagcaggaggaggaggaggaggaagaagacgacgacggcgagggagaggaggaagaggaggagaaagggAAGAAGGTACTGTTGCTATGACTACGCTCAAGACACGGTCACTTTTGAGCGACTCAAATCCGCGTAACATTCATTCTTCccattttcaattggcaatcgtttattaacaaaagaaaaaggtgaCTGAGTATTTTGTCATTTGGTTTCTAATATAGCACAAAAAACTACCAGATTGCTTGCTTGCTTTGAATAGTTCATCGGTCGTGTTTACGTGACCCAGAAGTTGGCTAACGAGCATGAACAAAGATTCAGTAGCTTGTTGATGGGTCACCTCGAACATACAGCTTTATACGTCTTATACATGCATGGAACTTTTCAAAGATGACGAGACCAGCATTATTAGACAGACCTTTTAAAGACGATTCCAGCAATGAAAGCGTTACATTTCATTCCATCTTGAAAATCGACAGCAATTTCCGGCAACTTGTAAATATGAAGTcagtattttcaaaaggttggcACCAccggaaagcttgctaaacacaaCTGACAGCATACAATTACTTCTTAATTCCAGAGTTAAATTAGAACATTTGGCACTCAAAATATGCATAGCAAAAACACATTAAGTGCAGAGAATGAGGAAACGCTccataaattgttaaaaatgcatagtaaagaggcatttgtagtttCTGTTAAAGAGATTTGTAGTTTCTGTGACCCCGTACGCTGGAATTctgcaacatttttattttgttttgaaggacagccaGTGGGGGAAAAGATTGAATTGCTGTAAATTCACTATTATTTCTGCTTTAAGTCCTTGCTGGGTTTCAGCCGGTGCTCAACGATCATGTATTTTACGTCGGGCACATTGTTGGGAAGCTATGGGGTCCTCGGGAAGATGTGTGGATTTCGTCAGACGGCTTTTATTGGGTTTGTTTTACCATCGAAGCGTGTCTGCGTTGGTGACGAGGGTCTCGGCTGACTCATTCCCTATTGCTGCGTTTGTGCCTGCATTGTTCGCTGCCTTTATTTTAcgtcaggcaccttgttgggcagctaaAGG
It encodes the following:
- the si:dkeyp-113d7.10 gene encoding zinc finger protein 394, which translates into the protein MNGAVYIPFFQGQLESVLEQVVQLAVQEISSTVGSSLNALLLEAAVHERENRRLRLRLQAWESRRAHGEDRAAAGDDSPDDAGWTKPERPATGGPTDSRRLEQRGRVAEQLKCAMERALHSALCQLKKMVEASFDDLLLEITQKECERQRLQARLDRRRASARREARDDPGSSGGFEDARREAGLVDEEDASALGHEWCGDVWKLKGSAGGGGASEGPALTLGSPPPQDPRWTPLEDMDVLSPDRDAASPPAPPPPLNPSGSWGVRSSASMLQRLLTASQPADDHARAAHKKPRHAGVTPAGRGAEQQEQEEEEEEEDDDGEGEEEEEEKGKKRKRRTVWSECEDCGRRFSRVLLLKAHRQTHADAAVGVSPCRCSRCGKRFSSASRLHGHLRAKHQS